One part of the Tachysurus fulvidraco isolate hzauxx_2018 chromosome 23, HZAU_PFXX_2.0, whole genome shotgun sequence genome encodes these proteins:
- the rprd1b gene encoding regulation of nuclear pre-mRNA domain-containing protein 1B isoform X1, protein MSSFSESALEKKLSELSSSQQSVQTLSLWIIHHRKHSGTIVRVWHKELKKGKAKTSRKLTFLYLANDVIQNSKKKGPEFTRDFEGVLVDACSHVARESDDGCKKHIERLLNIWQERSLYRSDFIQQLKLSIEDSNSPRVKAAADDGLKKGLKRTLQKVQEEEEEDDDDDYRAQYSPHETDAIGPQLTEELIKALQDLENAASGDATVRQKIASLPQEVQDVSLLEKITDKEAADKLSKTVDEACLLLAEYNGRLAAELEDRRQLARILTEYINSQKEALSEREKKLEEYKQKLARVTQVRKELKSHIQSLPDLSLLPNVTGGLAPLPSAGDLFSTD, encoded by the exons ATGTCATCGTTTTCTGAGTCAGCGTTGGAGAAGAAGCTGTCAGAACTGAGTAGCTCGCAGCAGAGCGTTCAGACGTTGTCGCTGTGGATCATACACCACCGCAAGCATTCGGGAACCATCGTCCGTGTGTGGCATAAAGAGCTGAAGAAAGGTAAGG CCAAAACTAGCCGGAAGTTGACCTTCCTTTACCTCGCCAACGATGTTATTCAGAACAGCAAAAAGAAAGGACCAGAGTTCACGCGGGATTTTGAAGGTGTCCTCGTTGATGCCTGCTCTCATGTAGCGAG agaatCAGATGATGGCTGCAAGAAGCACATTGAGAGGTTGTTGAACATCTGGCAGGAACGCAGTCTCTACCGCTCTGATTTCATTCAGCAGCTCAAACTGTCCATAGAGGACTCCAACAGCCCCAGGGTGAAAGCAGCAG CAGATGACGGCTTGAAGAAGGGCTTGAAAAGAACGCTCCAGAAGGttcaggaagaggaagaggaagatgacgACGATGATTACAGGGCCCAGTATTCTCCTCATGAGACAGACGCCATCGGCCCACAGCTG ACGGAGGAGCTGATTAAAGCTCTTCAGGACCTGGAGAACGCTGCGTCCGGAGACGCCACCGTGCGCCAGAAGATCGCCTCTCTGCCTCAAGAAGTGCAGGACGTCTCTCTGCTGGAGAAGATCACAG ATAAGGAAGCAGCAGATAAGCTGTCCAAGACGGTGGATGAAGCGTGTCTTCTGCTGGCGGAGTATAACGGGAGACTCGCGGCTGAGCTGGAGGACCGCAGGCAGCTGGCTCGCATACTGACGGAGTACATCAACAGCCAGAAGGAGGCACTGAGCGAACGGGAGAAAAAACTCGAG GAGTACAAGCAGAAGCTGGCGCGAGTCACTCAGGTGCGCAAAGAGCTGAAGTCTCACATCCAGAGCCTGCCAGACCTCTCGCTCCTGCCCAACGTCACCGGAGGACTGGCGCCTCTTCCCTCGGCTGGAGATCTCTTCTCCACTGACTGA
- the rprd1b gene encoding regulation of nuclear pre-mRNA domain-containing protein 1B isoform X3, which produces MSSFSESALEKKLSELSSSQQSVQTLSLWIIHHRKHSGTIVRVWHKELKKAKTSRKLTFLYLANDVIQNSKKKGPEFTRDFEGVLVDACSHVARESDDGCKKHIERLLNIWQERSLYRSDFIQQLKLSIEDSNSPRVKAAADDGLKKGLKRTLQKVQEEEEEDDDDDYRAQYSPHETDAIGPQLTEELIKALQDLENAASGDATVRQKIASLPQEVQDVSLLEKITDKEAADKLSKTVDEACLLLAEYNGRLAAELEDRRQLARILTEYINSQKEALSEREKKLEEYKQKLARVTQVRKELKSHIQSLPDLSLLPNVTGGLAPLPSAGDLFSTD; this is translated from the exons ATGTCATCGTTTTCTGAGTCAGCGTTGGAGAAGAAGCTGTCAGAACTGAGTAGCTCGCAGCAGAGCGTTCAGACGTTGTCGCTGTGGATCATACACCACCGCAAGCATTCGGGAACCATCGTCCGTGTGTGGCATAAAGAGCTGAAGAAAG CCAAAACTAGCCGGAAGTTGACCTTCCTTTACCTCGCCAACGATGTTATTCAGAACAGCAAAAAGAAAGGACCAGAGTTCACGCGGGATTTTGAAGGTGTCCTCGTTGATGCCTGCTCTCATGTAGCGAG agaatCAGATGATGGCTGCAAGAAGCACATTGAGAGGTTGTTGAACATCTGGCAGGAACGCAGTCTCTACCGCTCTGATTTCATTCAGCAGCTCAAACTGTCCATAGAGGACTCCAACAGCCCCAGGGTGAAAGCAGCAG CAGATGACGGCTTGAAGAAGGGCTTGAAAAGAACGCTCCAGAAGGttcaggaagaggaagaggaagatgacgACGATGATTACAGGGCCCAGTATTCTCCTCATGAGACAGACGCCATCGGCCCACAGCTG ACGGAGGAGCTGATTAAAGCTCTTCAGGACCTGGAGAACGCTGCGTCCGGAGACGCCACCGTGCGCCAGAAGATCGCCTCTCTGCCTCAAGAAGTGCAGGACGTCTCTCTGCTGGAGAAGATCACAG ATAAGGAAGCAGCAGATAAGCTGTCCAAGACGGTGGATGAAGCGTGTCTTCTGCTGGCGGAGTATAACGGGAGACTCGCGGCTGAGCTGGAGGACCGCAGGCAGCTGGCTCGCATACTGACGGAGTACATCAACAGCCAGAAGGAGGCACTGAGCGAACGGGAGAAAAAACTCGAG GAGTACAAGCAGAAGCTGGCGCGAGTCACTCAGGTGCGCAAAGAGCTGAAGTCTCACATCCAGAGCCTGCCAGACCTCTCGCTCCTGCCCAACGTCACCGGAGGACTGGCGCCTCTTCCCTCGGCTGGAGATCTCTTCTCCACTGACTGA
- the rprd1b gene encoding regulation of nuclear pre-mRNA domain-containing protein 1B isoform X4: MSSFSESALEKKLSELSSSQQSVQTLSLWIIHHRKHSGTIVRVWHKELKKAKTSRKLTFLYLANDVIQNSKKKGPEFTRDFEGVLVDACSHVARESDDGCKKHIERLLNIWQERSLYRSDFIQQLKLSIEDSNSPRVKAADDGLKKGLKRTLQKVQEEEEEDDDDDYRAQYSPHETDAIGPQLTEELIKALQDLENAASGDATVRQKIASLPQEVQDVSLLEKITDKEAADKLSKTVDEACLLLAEYNGRLAAELEDRRQLARILTEYINSQKEALSEREKKLEEYKQKLARVTQVRKELKSHIQSLPDLSLLPNVTGGLAPLPSAGDLFSTD, translated from the exons ATGTCATCGTTTTCTGAGTCAGCGTTGGAGAAGAAGCTGTCAGAACTGAGTAGCTCGCAGCAGAGCGTTCAGACGTTGTCGCTGTGGATCATACACCACCGCAAGCATTCGGGAACCATCGTCCGTGTGTGGCATAAAGAGCTGAAGAAAG CCAAAACTAGCCGGAAGTTGACCTTCCTTTACCTCGCCAACGATGTTATTCAGAACAGCAAAAAGAAAGGACCAGAGTTCACGCGGGATTTTGAAGGTGTCCTCGTTGATGCCTGCTCTCATGTAGCGAG agaatCAGATGATGGCTGCAAGAAGCACATTGAGAGGTTGTTGAACATCTGGCAGGAACGCAGTCTCTACCGCTCTGATTTCATTCAGCAGCTCAAACTGTCCATAGAGGACTCCAACAGCCCCAGGGTGAAAGCAGCAG ATGACGGCTTGAAGAAGGGCTTGAAAAGAACGCTCCAGAAGGttcaggaagaggaagaggaagatgacgACGATGATTACAGGGCCCAGTATTCTCCTCATGAGACAGACGCCATCGGCCCACAGCTG ACGGAGGAGCTGATTAAAGCTCTTCAGGACCTGGAGAACGCTGCGTCCGGAGACGCCACCGTGCGCCAGAAGATCGCCTCTCTGCCTCAAGAAGTGCAGGACGTCTCTCTGCTGGAGAAGATCACAG ATAAGGAAGCAGCAGATAAGCTGTCCAAGACGGTGGATGAAGCGTGTCTTCTGCTGGCGGAGTATAACGGGAGACTCGCGGCTGAGCTGGAGGACCGCAGGCAGCTGGCTCGCATACTGACGGAGTACATCAACAGCCAGAAGGAGGCACTGAGCGAACGGGAGAAAAAACTCGAG GAGTACAAGCAGAAGCTGGCGCGAGTCACTCAGGTGCGCAAAGAGCTGAAGTCTCACATCCAGAGCCTGCCAGACCTCTCGCTCCTGCCCAACGTCACCGGAGGACTGGCGCCTCTTCCCTCGGCTGGAGATCTCTTCTCCACTGACTGA
- the rprd1b gene encoding regulation of nuclear pre-mRNA domain-containing protein 1B isoform X2 produces the protein MSSFSESALEKKLSELSSSQQSVQTLSLWIIHHRKHSGTIVRVWHKELKKGKAKTSRKLTFLYLANDVIQNSKKKGPEFTRDFEGVLVDACSHVARESDDGCKKHIERLLNIWQERSLYRSDFIQQLKLSIEDSNSPRVKAADDGLKKGLKRTLQKVQEEEEEDDDDDYRAQYSPHETDAIGPQLTEELIKALQDLENAASGDATVRQKIASLPQEVQDVSLLEKITDKEAADKLSKTVDEACLLLAEYNGRLAAELEDRRQLARILTEYINSQKEALSEREKKLEEYKQKLARVTQVRKELKSHIQSLPDLSLLPNVTGGLAPLPSAGDLFSTD, from the exons ATGTCATCGTTTTCTGAGTCAGCGTTGGAGAAGAAGCTGTCAGAACTGAGTAGCTCGCAGCAGAGCGTTCAGACGTTGTCGCTGTGGATCATACACCACCGCAAGCATTCGGGAACCATCGTCCGTGTGTGGCATAAAGAGCTGAAGAAAGGTAAGG CCAAAACTAGCCGGAAGTTGACCTTCCTTTACCTCGCCAACGATGTTATTCAGAACAGCAAAAAGAAAGGACCAGAGTTCACGCGGGATTTTGAAGGTGTCCTCGTTGATGCCTGCTCTCATGTAGCGAG agaatCAGATGATGGCTGCAAGAAGCACATTGAGAGGTTGTTGAACATCTGGCAGGAACGCAGTCTCTACCGCTCTGATTTCATTCAGCAGCTCAAACTGTCCATAGAGGACTCCAACAGCCCCAGGGTGAAAGCAGCAG ATGACGGCTTGAAGAAGGGCTTGAAAAGAACGCTCCAGAAGGttcaggaagaggaagaggaagatgacgACGATGATTACAGGGCCCAGTATTCTCCTCATGAGACAGACGCCATCGGCCCACAGCTG ACGGAGGAGCTGATTAAAGCTCTTCAGGACCTGGAGAACGCTGCGTCCGGAGACGCCACCGTGCGCCAGAAGATCGCCTCTCTGCCTCAAGAAGTGCAGGACGTCTCTCTGCTGGAGAAGATCACAG ATAAGGAAGCAGCAGATAAGCTGTCCAAGACGGTGGATGAAGCGTGTCTTCTGCTGGCGGAGTATAACGGGAGACTCGCGGCTGAGCTGGAGGACCGCAGGCAGCTGGCTCGCATACTGACGGAGTACATCAACAGCCAGAAGGAGGCACTGAGCGAACGGGAGAAAAAACTCGAG GAGTACAAGCAGAAGCTGGCGCGAGTCACTCAGGTGCGCAAAGAGCTGAAGTCTCACATCCAGAGCCTGCCAGACCTCTCGCTCCTGCCCAACGTCACCGGAGGACTGGCGCCTCTTCCCTCGGCTGGAGATCTCTTCTCCACTGACTGA
- the tgm2a gene encoding protein-glutamine gamma-glutamyltransferase 2a: MDQALTVLEIERVDLQCTVNNNEHHTELNGVDRLIVRRGQPFNITLYLRAGSHFQHGSNINLIATTGPNPSEIADTAVKFGLGKFISKVRWSATASVASESSVSLSIGSHPDAPIGLYQLVLEQVSKEVKEVNLGQFVLLFNPWCKRDSVYLASEAERQEYVLSQDGLIYRGKPKHITILPWTFGQFEPGILDICLRVLDENPKHMEDPVKDCSDRRSPVYLTRVISAMINSNDDKGVLVGNWSGDYEEGIKPTTWKDSGAILHQWNQQNCTGVRYGQCWVFAAVACSVSRSLGIPCRVVTNYESAHDANSNLLIERYYNEIDEDISDDSIWNFHVWVESWMTRPDLRLGYEGWQASDPTPQGTSDGMHCCGPVPVRAVKEGDLSAKYDAAFVYAEVNADVVEYISLSDDQVVKVGGSATQVGQCISTKAVGTDEREDITHHYKYPEGSKEERQVFEKANHVNRLNQNEEVPGLHVKIKLSPGMMVGSDFEVYARVLNNTDTPKNCRLMFYAQAVSYNGKLGETCGLTELSEVNLAPAEGSKATLRLKYSGYRRAITQDRMIKLVALLIDLESKELQRAAKTIVLENPSVIILVLRDPKVGLPALVNVIMQNPLPESLENCVFSLHGANLTDGTTITKEVGTVDPEDLATAEFEFTPTAPGKRKLVINFSSDKLTNVHGYSNITIEE; encoded by the exons ATGGATCAAG CGCTCACAGTGCTGGAGATAGAGCGTGTTGATTTGCAGTGCACGGTGAACAATAACGAACACCACACAGAGCTGAATGGAGTAGACAGACTGATAGTGAGGAGAGGTCAACCCTTTAACATCACCCTGTACTTGCGAGCTGGCTCACACTTTCAACATGGAAGCAACATCAACCTCATCGCCACTACAG ggccAAACCCCTCTGAAATTGCAGACACTGCTGTCAAATTCGGACTCGGTAAATTTATATCCAAAGTCCGCTGGAGTGCGACAGCATCTGTAGCATCTGAGAGCAGCGTATCACTCTCTATTGGCTCTCATCCTGATGCCCCTATAGGGTTGTATCAACTTGTCCTTGAGCAGGTCAGCAAGGAAGTAAAGGAAGTCAACTTGGGCCAGTTTGTGCTTCTCTTTAACCCCTGGTGCAAGA GAGATTCTGTGTATTTGGCGAGTGAGGCTGAGAGGCAGGAGTATGTCCTGTCTCAGGACGGACTGATCTACCGTGGAAAGCCCAAACACATCACTATACTCCCATGGACCTTCGGACAG TTCGAGCCTGGTATATTGGACATCTGTCTCAGAGTTTTGGATGAAAACCCAAAGCACATGGAGGACCCAGTGAAGGACTGTTCAGACAGGAGAAGCCCTGTCTATCTGACCCGAGTCATCAGTGCCATG ATAAACAGCAATGATGATAAAGGTGTTCTGGTGGGGAACTGGTCAGGAGATTATGAGGAGGGAATCAAACCCACTACATGGAAGGACAGTGGTGCTATTTtacaccagtggaaccaacagAATTGCACAGGCGTGCGATATGGCCAATGCTGGGTGTTTGCTGCTGTGGCATGCTCAG TGTCCCGGTCACTGGGTATCCCCTGCCGAGTGGTCACCAACTACGAATCAGCTCATGACGCAAACAGCAACTTGCTCATTGAACGCTATTACAACGAGATCGACGAGGATATAAGCGATGACTCAATATG GAACTTCCATGTATGGGTAGAGAGCTGGATGACTCGTCCTGACCTTAGGCTCGGGTACGAGGGATGGCAGGCCAGTGATCCCACACCACAAGGAACAAGTGATG GCATGCATTGCTGTGGTCCAGTCCCTGTAAGAGCAGTGAAGGAAGGTGACCTGAGTGCAAAGTACGACGCTGCATTCGTTTACGCCGAGGTAAACGCAGATGTGGTGGAATACATAAGCCTGAGTGATGACCAAGTGGTAAAAGTAGGAGGATCAGCTACTCAAGTGGGCCAATGCATCAGCACCAAAGCAGTGGGcacagatgagagagaggacatcacacatcactacaAATACCCTGAAG GTTCCAAAGAGGAGAGACAGGTGTTTGAGAAGGCCAACCACGTAAACCGACTAAATCAAAATGAGGAAGTGCCCGGCCTGCACGTCAAGATAAAACTGAGCCCTGGTATGATGGTGGGTTCAGACTTTGAAGTCTATGCACGGGTCCTAAACAACACGGACACCCCAAAGAACTGCCGCCTGATGTTTTACGCCCAGGCTGTGTCATATAACGGCAAACTCGGGGAGACGTGTGGCCTGACAGAGCTCAGTGAGGTTAACCTGGCCCCGGCAGAGG GAAGTAAAGCAACACTTCGCCTAAAATATTCAGGGTATAGAAGAGCTATAACTCAAGACAGAATGATCAAACTGGTCGCTCTGCTTATCGACTTGGAGTCCAAGGAGTTACAAAGAGCAGCAAAGACCATAGTACTGGAAAACCCTTCCGTTATCATCCTG GTTCTAAGGGATCCTAAAGTAGGTCTTCCTGCTTTGGTTAATGTGATCATGCAAAACCCTCTGCCTGAATCGCTGGAAAACTGCGTCTTCTCTTTACACGGAGCCAACCTGACGGACGGCACGACCATCACCAAAGA AGTTGGGACAGTCGACCCCGAGGACCTCGCGACTGCTGAATTCGAGTTCACGCCCACAGCTCCAGGAAAACGGAAACTAGTGATAAACTTCTCCTCCGATAAACTGACCAACGTGCACGGATACAGTAATATAACCATCGAAGAATAA